One Primulina huaijiensis isolate GDHJ02 chromosome 5, ASM1229523v2, whole genome shotgun sequence DNA segment encodes these proteins:
- the LOC140977364 gene encoding probable aquaporin SIP2-1: MPGGAGARRLLAADFAMSFMWVWSSVLIKIFVHRILGYGSLDAKGEIIRCVVSLLNMFFFAFLGKATDGGTYNPLNLLSSAISGDFSNFLFTLGARIPAQVVGSICGVRLILDTFPGIGRGPRLNVDIAKGALTEGLLTFAIVFISLALSRKITGSFMKTWISSVSKISLHILGSDLTGGCMNPASVMGWAFANGEHISKEHLIVYWLAPVEATLAAVWIFGLLFQPKKDEMIRQKSD; the protein is encoded by the exons ATGCCGGGCGGCGCCGGAGCAAGGCGGCTGCTGGCCGCGGATTTCGCGATGTCTTTTATGTGGGTATGGTCGAGCGTGCTCATCAAGATTTTTGTGCACAGAATCTTGGGATACGGATCTCTCGATGCCAAGGGTGAAATCATTAGATGCGTTGTTTCTTTACTTAACATGTTCTTCTTTGCTTTTTTGGGCAAAGCCACTGACGGCGGGACATACAACCCTCTCAACCTTTTGTCCTCCGCCATTTCTGGAGATTTtagcaattttctcttcactcTTGGTGCCAGGATTCCTGCTCAG GTCGTGGGGTCAATTTGTGGGGTACGACTCATCCTGGACACTTTTCCTGGAATTGGACGAGGCCCACGCTTGAATGTTGACATTGCAAAAGGTGCATTAACTGAAGGTCTTTTGACGTTTGCAATTGTGTTCATATCCCTTGCACTCTCCCGAAAGATTACTGGAAGTTTCATGAAAACATGGATCTCAAGTGTGTCTAAGATCAGTCTTCATATACTCGGCTCTGATCTAACTGGGGGATGCATGAATCCAGCCTCT GTAATGGGGTGGGCTTTTGCAAATGGAGAACATATCAGCAAGGAGCATTTGATAGTTTATTGGCTTGCGCCAGTTGAAGCGACTTTGGCTGCAGTTTGGATATTTGGATTACTATTTCAACCCAAAAAGGATGAGATGATACGGCAAAAATCAGACTGA
- the LOC140977365 gene encoding protein ROOT PRIMORDIUM DEFECTIVE 1-like: protein MRILSPSLFHPGPFSAAIQTRFKKHASTAQTRLETRTLDPKLDSLAFHHNRLELVLRLHTLFLAKKRFPFVSVQILSQYSNHAGIDTLSAGGLLRKYPHVFQVFTHPVRQNACFKFTHKFVELLRNEDEVVCGMNDVNVIKIKKILSMSVNGRVHIHAIRLMRRELGLPENFKDSIIELHSEIFRMVGLEIVELVDTNESEGRLDFVAEIEKWRQKEYIEKWFSGFEIKYSFPIHFPTGFRIAPGFREKLKNWQRLWYVKPYERMENVRIRSCGGLERYEKRAVGIIHELLCLTVEKMVAVERLVHFRKDLGIEVNLRELLLKHPGIFYISTRGNTQIVFLREGYSRGRLIEPNPIYVARRKMLELIMLGSRNTSELRVQVEAEEERKDARNNKNNSETQNGDFVIPILKSFRQQNDKDIIVHPSCLCLKDLSE, encoded by the coding sequence ATGAGAATCTTGTCCCCCTCCCTATTTCACCCCGGTCCTTTCTCCGCCGCTATCCAGACTCGCTTCAAGAAGCATGCCAGCACAGCCCAGACCCGACTAGAGACTCGAACCCTCGATCCGAAGCTCGATTCCCTTGCCTTCCACCACAACCGCCTCGAACTCGTCCTTAGGCTTCACACTCTCTTCTTAGCCAAGAAACGTTTCCCCTTTGTCTCTGTACAGATACTCTCTCAATATTCCAATCACGCCGGCATCGATACCCTTTCAGCTGGTGGTCTTTTGCGGAAATATCCGCATGTTTTTCAGGTATTTACTCACCCTGTCCGTCAAAATGCTTGCTTTAAATTTACGCACAAATTTGTGGAATTGCTCAGGAACGAGGATGAGGTCGTTTGTGGAATGAATGATGTCAACGTAATTAAGATAAAGAAGATACTGAGCATGTCCGTGAATGGGAGAGTTCATATACACGCGATAAGATTGATGAGAAGGGAGTTGGGATTGCCTGAAAATTTTAAGGATTCGATCATTGAACTTCATAGTGAGATTTTCAGAATGGTGGGTTTGGAGATAGTGGAATTGGTTGATACCAATGAGAGTGAAGGAAGGTTAGATTTTGTTGCAGAGATTGAGAAATGGAGACAGAAAGAGTATATAGAGAAATGGTTTAGTGGGTTCGAGATCAAATATTCTTTTCCAATTCATTTCCCAACTGGATTTAGGATCGCTCCTGGGTTCAGGGAGAAACTGAAAAATTGGCAGCGCCTTTGGTATGTTAAACCTTATGAAAGGATGGAAAATGTCCGGATCCGTTCATGTGGGGGGTTAGAAAGGTATGAGAAGCGAGCCGTGGGGATTATTCACGAGCTTTTATGCTTGACAGTGGAGAAAATGGTGGCGGTTGAACGATTGGTGCATTTCAGGAAGGATTTAGGAATTGAGGTTAACTTGCGTGAGCTTCTTTTGAAGCATCCTGGCATATTCTATATCTCTACCCGAGGGAATACACAAATAGTCTTTTTGAGGGAAGGTTATAGTAGAGGCCGTTTGATCGAACCAAACCCAATATATGTTGCACGGAGGAAAATGTTGGAGCTTATAATGTTGGGCTCCCGTAATACCAGCGAACTGAGGGTGCAGGTAGAGGCTGAGGAAGAGAGAAAAGATGCAaggaacaataaaaataatagtgAGACACAAAATGGTGATTTTGTTATTCCAATTTTGAAGTCGTTCAGACAGCAGAACGATAAAGACATTATTGTTCATCCAAGTTGTCTCTGCTTGAAGGATTTGAGCGAATGA